A part of Prosthecobacter sp. SYSU 5D2 genomic DNA contains:
- a CDS encoding glycosyltransferase yields MIAVADVNTIWRAKPFEALSAMTPVLGLAPQDLLAAWRLRAGRSSNSVAAKFGKPVLMPPGWASRWQKWTGKRLWSLVQQHTQNQIGSLHGLVVTSLHYVELVKLASPHLATFYYCSDDYTQYEGWGGETVIKKEAQLVRSVNHAFFVSQVLADRAVHEYGISADRVSVSPNATDAKGLDAVDEQQMGDLFHAFPTLRRPLVGVVGGINDRLDFDLIASCADLAETGSLVLVGSVDKAFKSEGLTRLLSHPKCVFAGQQPHDKIPVWMQALDVALIPYRDTLLNRACSPMRLYDHLAAGKPVVATDCCDQVSSFHEMIHIKGQKDSFVQQVAEMICREACPGARLPAMLKAAGEHTWDVRARRLAAAFSKNMA; encoded by the coding sequence ATGATCGCCGTCGCAGACGTTAACACGATATGGCGTGCCAAGCCGTTTGAGGCCTTGTCTGCGATGACGCCGGTCCTCGGTTTGGCACCTCAGGACCTCCTGGCTGCGTGGCGCCTGCGCGCCGGAAGATCATCAAATTCGGTTGCTGCAAAGTTTGGGAAACCGGTTTTAATGCCCCCCGGTTGGGCATCCCGCTGGCAAAAATGGACTGGAAAACGGTTGTGGAGCTTGGTTCAGCAGCACACTCAAAATCAGATCGGAAGCCTTCACGGTTTGGTGGTGACCTCACTTCATTATGTCGAACTGGTCAAACTGGCATCACCTCATCTGGCCACATTCTACTATTGTTCCGATGATTACACACAATATGAGGGTTGGGGTGGTGAGACAGTAATAAAGAAGGAGGCGCAACTGGTCCGATCTGTAAATCATGCCTTTTTTGTCTCGCAGGTGCTGGCAGACCGCGCTGTCCATGAATATGGAATATCTGCCGACCGCGTCAGTGTCTCACCCAACGCCACTGATGCGAAAGGTCTGGATGCGGTGGATGAACAGCAAATGGGCGATCTTTTTCATGCTTTTCCCACACTTCGTCGGCCGCTGGTCGGAGTCGTGGGGGGGATCAATGACCGGTTGGATTTTGATCTCATTGCATCCTGCGCTGATCTCGCTGAAACGGGCAGTCTGGTGCTGGTTGGAAGTGTGGACAAGGCTTTTAAAAGTGAAGGCCTGACACGGCTGCTTTCCCACCCGAAGTGTGTGTTTGCAGGGCAGCAGCCACATGACAAGATTCCCGTTTGGATGCAGGCCCTTGACGTGGCCTTGATCCCTTATCGGGATACACTCTTGAACCGTGCCTGCTCCCCCATGCGTTTATATGATCACTTGGCGGCAGGGAAACCTGTCGTCGCGACAGACTGCTGTGACCAGGTCAGTTCATTTCATGAAATGATCCATATCAAAGGGCAGAAGGACAGCTTTGTGCAGCAGGTGGCTGAGATGATCTGCAGGGAGGCCTGCCCCGGAGCGCGTCTTCCTGCTATGCTAAAGGCGGCCGGTGAACACACCTGGGATGTTCGCGCCAGGAGACTCGCGGCTGCGTTTTCCAAGAACATGGCATGA
- a CDS encoding FkbM family methyltransferase, with product MMRDWLRWKLHHVGLEPGVKLPSGDVMRGFRSFSEYRSAQGMVPPVAEVNFISSFAGSRGIILDVGANIGSMAMILAHLRPDCIVHAFEPSPESFACLKANLLRNHADRVIPCQYAASQADGRQCFLNDSRSPTSNRLVTTEDGEPGPFVEVSVVSLDSFLKPYLDDEVAFLKIDVEGHEPSVLAGADMLLRSGRCRAGLVELCPENLHNAGYDVSDLLCAAESAGWCLRHLDDEGNPGQIVDVKNASGVVLANVALLPRS from the coding sequence ATGATGCGGGACTGGCTGCGATGGAAACTTCATCATGTAGGACTGGAGCCCGGAGTGAAACTTCCTTCGGGGGATGTGATGCGCGGGTTCAGGAGTTTCAGCGAGTACCGAAGCGCGCAGGGCATGGTCCCGCCGGTTGCTGAGGTGAATTTTATTAGCAGCTTTGCCGGCTCCAGGGGCATCATACTAGATGTGGGTGCGAATATTGGCAGCATGGCCATGATCTTGGCGCATCTGCGCCCGGACTGCATTGTCCATGCCTTTGAACCTTCGCCTGAAAGCTTTGCCTGCCTTAAGGCCAACCTGCTGCGCAACCATGCCGACCGGGTCATTCCCTGCCAGTACGCTGCCAGTCAGGCAGATGGGCGGCAGTGTTTCCTTAATGACAGCAGGTCACCTACTAGCAACCGCCTTGTCACGACGGAGGATGGCGAACCTGGACCCTTCGTGGAGGTCAGCGTGGTCAGTCTGGACAGTTTTCTCAAACCATACCTTGATGACGAAGTGGCTTTCTTGAAGATTGATGTTGAGGGCCATGAGCCGTCGGTATTGGCCGGAGCGGATATGCTGTTGCGAAGCGGCAGATGCCGGGCCGGGCTGGTGGAACTGTGCCCTGAAAATCTCCATAATGCGGGATATGACGTGAGTGATCTTCTGTGCGCTGCGGAATCTGCCGGTTGGTGTCTCCGCCATCTTGATGACGAAGGAAATCCTGGCCAGATCGTAGATGTCAAAAACGCTTCTGGTGTGGTGCTGGCCAATGTGGCTCTGCTGCCCAGGAGCTGA
- a CDS encoding class I SAM-dependent methyltransferase produces the protein MVPILLNSDWVNEVPFICPTQLSKQRNSTATICPHLLQREFGSLIFSSNVYQLTAGVPVLLPLEGIEGDEKITEEERKKFYIQHYGGRSRFEDLASDYLAHEREMVRHFIKEKKIRGWVLEIGCGTGIFADCSSKYIGMDYSCSSVFAEGFENFRRFVGDAQYIPLTDSSMEMVFSFNTLEHVPRPDLAFLEVDRVLAPGGYAILHPAWNCSFIQNRLIPVRSYSELKGMDKLVKISLPALRNRGVKFCLRVPRRLWRALANFGRSHLPLHYQELQPYMGSDVFIADCDACASIDVMDAILFFKSRGYECLSHPGMFDQVLSGHKPVVVRKP, from the coding sequence ATGGTTCCGATTTTACTAAATAGCGATTGGGTAAATGAAGTGCCGTTTATATGCCCGACCCAGCTCAGCAAGCAGAGGAACTCCACCGCAACCATCTGTCCGCATTTATTGCAGCGTGAGTTTGGCAGTTTAATTTTCAGCTCTAATGTTTATCAACTGACTGCCGGAGTGCCCGTTTTGCTGCCTCTGGAGGGAATTGAGGGCGATGAAAAAATCACGGAAGAGGAGAGGAAGAAATTTTATATTCAACATTACGGCGGGAGAAGCCGTTTTGAAGATTTGGCCTCCGATTATCTGGCGCATGAACGCGAAATGGTGCGCCATTTCATAAAGGAAAAAAAGATTAGGGGTTGGGTACTTGAGATCGGCTGCGGGACGGGCATTTTTGCGGATTGTTCCTCGAAGTACATTGGCATGGATTATAGCTGCTCCAGTGTTTTTGCGGAGGGCTTTGAAAACTTCCGGCGTTTTGTTGGAGATGCGCAGTACATCCCTCTCACAGACTCTTCCATGGAGATGGTTTTTTCTTTCAATACCTTGGAGCATGTGCCCCGGCCGGACCTTGCCTTTCTGGAGGTTGACAGGGTGCTGGCGCCTGGCGGCTATGCCATTTTGCATCCTGCCTGGAACTGCAGCTTTATCCAAAACCGGCTGATTCCCGTTCGCTCCTACTCAGAGTTGAAAGGAATGGACAAGCTTGTGAAGATTTCATTGCCAGCCCTGCGCAACAGGGGCGTCAAGTTCTGCCTGCGTGTGCCCCGCCGACTATGGCGCGCGCTGGCGAATTTTGGAAGGTCACATCTGCCTCTGCATTATCAGGAATTGCAACCTTATATGGGGAGTGATGTTTTTATAGCAGACTGTGACGCCTGCGCTTCGATAGATGTCATGGACGCCATCTTGTTTTTCAAGTCCAGGGGATATGAATGTCTCAGCCATCCTGGAATGTTTGATCAAGTTCTCTCAGGCCATAAGCCTGTGGTTGTTAGAAAACCATAA
- a CDS encoding methyltransferase domain-containing protein codes for MREKTCHVTDNPMEGRLLPPSSFLKRLYFYGSRYGYVHAVLSYIGRHSFLFWSLVGPWVTRKYLKQWLVSGNVHIVNLGGGSVLHERWLTADIDPRSDVWADLTGQLPFPPNSIDVFYLEEVIEHISKEQGEALLSRCFQALMPGGWIRITTPSLDYFIEQVRSKPDDTKPINDIFYLHDHRHIYSENELESLIRKTGFSEVIPSSYRDKNSNFGGFDTHPIRFPMAVPECSQYWEAKKE; via the coding sequence ATGAGGGAAAAAACCTGTCATGTGACAGATAATCCAATGGAGGGCCGTCTTTTGCCGCCATCTTCTTTTTTGAAGCGCCTATATTTTTATGGTTCGCGTTATGGTTATGTGCATGCGGTGTTGAGTTACATTGGACGGCATTCTTTTCTATTTTGGAGTCTTGTTGGTCCTTGGGTTACCAGGAAATATCTTAAACAATGGCTTGTCAGTGGGAATGTCCATATTGTCAATTTAGGTGGAGGTTCAGTGCTGCATGAACGTTGGCTGACAGCTGACATAGACCCCAGAAGTGATGTCTGGGCCGATTTGACGGGTCAGCTGCCTTTCCCTCCCAATTCCATTGATGTCTTTTATCTGGAAGAAGTCATTGAGCATATCTCAAAAGAGCAGGGTGAGGCTCTGCTCAGCAGATGTTTTCAAGCTCTAATGCCTGGGGGATGGATTCGAATTACGACCCCCAGTCTTGATTATTTCATCGAACAAGTGCGTTCAAAGCCAGATGACACCAAGCCGATCAATGATATTTTCTATCTGCATGATCACCGGCATATATATTCAGAAAATGAGCTGGAGTCACTTATTCGTAAAACAGGATTTAGTGAGGTAATCCCATCCAGTTACAGGGATAAAAATTCAAATTTTGGGGGGTTTGATACACATCCCATCAGATTTCCAATGGCTGTCCCTGAGTGTTCTCAATACTGGGAAGCAAAAAAAGAATGA
- a CDS encoding glycosyltransferase, producing MITTRNRCADLRRTLERVMRLNPAPDEILVTADGCSDGTVEMVRTDFSMCQLFVNEKNLGSIYSRDRMLRTATEDIVLSLDDDSYPVDDDFLDRLKECFARHPEVSVVTFPELRDDGSYVPPFRSPQIPGHYVAAYANGAAAMRRQDYLRTAGFPSFFLHAYEEPDYALQVYHLGRSVWFEPALTIRHHYSQANRDELRTHHLNARNEIWSVWMRCPGLWIVPVTLFRVLRQFCHAWSVGAAWVIKEPRWWWAAMKGMRNCARCRTPVPWKTYLGWMRMARMPIFSRSDLNGRFGFRDAF from the coding sequence ATGATCACCACCCGCAACAGATGTGCGGATTTGCGAAGGACGCTGGAGAGAGTGATGCGCCTCAATCCTGCACCCGATGAAATATTGGTCACGGCTGATGGATGCAGTGACGGCACGGTGGAAATGGTGAGGACGGATTTCAGCATGTGTCAGCTTTTTGTGAACGAGAAGAATCTGGGCTCCATCTATTCCCGTGACCGGATGCTGCGCACCGCCACAGAGGACATTGTGCTGAGCCTGGATGATGACAGCTACCCGGTGGACGATGATTTTTTGGACCGGCTCAAAGAATGTTTTGCCCGGCATCCTGAAGTTTCCGTGGTCACATTTCCTGAACTGCGTGATGACGGCTCCTACGTGCCGCCCTTCAGATCACCCCAGATTCCCGGACATTATGTGGCCGCCTATGCGAACGGTGCCGCAGCCATGCGCAGGCAGGACTACCTTCGCACCGCCGGGTTCCCGTCATTTTTTCTGCACGCTTACGAAGAGCCTGACTATGCACTGCAAGTGTATCATCTGGGCCGGAGTGTGTGGTTTGAGCCTGCACTGACCATTCGCCACCATTATTCCCAGGCAAACCGTGATGAGCTGCGCACCCATCATTTAAATGCGAGAAATGAAATCTGGAGTGTCTGGATGCGGTGCCCCGGGCTCTGGATAGTCCCGGTCACGCTGTTCCGTGTGCTCCGGCAGTTTTGTCATGCGTGGTCAGTAGGCGCTGCCTGGGTAATAAAGGAACCCCGCTGGTGGTGGGCAGCAATGAAGGGGATGAGGAATTGTGCCCGCTGCCGCACGCCTGTGCCTTGGAAAACATACCTCGGCTGGATGCGCATGGCGCGCATGCCTATTTTCAGCCGGAGCGACCTAAACGGAAGGTTTGGGTTCCGTGATGCTTTCTAA
- a CDS encoding glycosyltransferase family 4 protein yields MTTMSRECRVLVVQNGARHNYAVPLALARHEMLSGFYTDACGNQGLGKVASMLSGISSLSRRFSLLKNRKVPESVLPFTRTFPISAAMDSLADSLSGAGNQGRMLGMSMIRKGLGEADLLYSSFGWSPIFLAHARRKGLRVVTEFYVRPSYWKVHRDEYARFPDWELQPPYMACANPTERLRMFICELSDEVIAPTQAVKEDIVAEGLFPAAHIHVVPYGIDEAFFSIKNRPDPGSVLFVGSCTLMKGIHYLAMAAQRIAQGAGMGRISFTAAGDVSDVVRHKPLCSAIRFLGRVPRVDINQLYETADVLAFPTLSDSFGAVILEAMAAGIPVICSPYCADIVEHGVSGLVVEPRDSEAWAQAILTLTHDRELRSRMAMAAKSRALQYTRDCHARILASALSSIHGRLSEA; encoded by the coding sequence ATGACCACCATGTCGCGAGAGTGCCGGGTGCTTGTCGTGCAAAATGGCGCGAGGCACAATTATGCTGTTCCTCTGGCGCTCGCCAGACATGAAATGCTTTCGGGTTTTTACACCGATGCGTGTGGTAACCAGGGGCTGGGAAAAGTGGCATCCATGCTGTCGGGTATTTCTTCCTTGAGCAGGCGTTTCAGCTTGCTGAAAAACCGCAAAGTTCCTGAAAGCGTTCTGCCGTTCACCCGCACGTTTCCAATTTCGGCCGCCATGGACAGTCTGGCTGACTCTCTCTCAGGTGCTGGCAACCAGGGGCGGATGCTTGGCATGTCCATGATCCGAAAAGGTCTGGGTGAGGCGGACTTGTTATACTCCTCCTTCGGCTGGTCACCAATTTTTCTTGCTCATGCAAGGCGGAAGGGGTTGCGGGTCGTCACTGAGTTTTATGTCCGGCCTTCCTACTGGAAGGTGCATCGGGATGAATACGCCCGGTTCCCGGACTGGGAGCTTCAGCCTCCCTACATGGCGTGTGCAAATCCCACCGAAAGATTGCGCATGTTCATTTGTGAGCTTTCAGACGAAGTCATCGCCCCCACTCAAGCGGTCAAAGAGGACATTGTTGCGGAAGGACTTTTCCCTGCAGCCCACATCCATGTGGTTCCCTACGGAATTGATGAGGCTTTTTTCAGCATCAAAAACAGACCCGACCCTGGGAGTGTCCTCTTTGTTGGAAGTTGTACTCTCATGAAAGGCATCCATTATCTGGCCATGGCAGCCCAGCGCATCGCGCAGGGTGCTGGCATGGGGCGGATATCTTTTACCGCAGCCGGGGATGTGAGCGACGTGGTCCGTCACAAGCCGCTTTGTTCAGCCATCCGTTTTCTGGGACGGGTTCCCCGCGTGGATATCAACCAGCTTTATGAAACTGCAGACGTCCTGGCTTTTCCCACCCTTTCGGATTCCTTTGGTGCCGTCATTTTGGAGGCCATGGCGGCAGGCATCCCTGTCATCTGTTCTCCCTACTGTGCAGATATTGTCGAGCATGGCGTCAGCGGCCTGGTGGTGGAACCCAGAGACAGCGAGGCATGGGCTCAGGCCATCCTGACGCTTACCCATGACCGGGAACTTCGCTCGCGCATGGCCATGGCCGCAAAATCCAGAGCCCTCCAATATACCCGGGACTGCCATGCGCGCATTCTTGCCTCTGCTCTCAGCAGCATCCATGGCAGGCTTTCTGAAGCCTGA
- a CDS encoding glycosyltransferase family 4 protein → MVNNSHACIRPLRILMLAVPFYPMTGGLETVAAVLADEMSALGQDVTLVTLADTEAADRRPYKIIRRPSVLTLLWQFLQADCVLIHGITLHLGWPALFRTSSTVIIHHGFCILEQPLNFMRRLLLRGATNVVISKAVGTSVTGDAPCIYNPYESSIFRIRPVKRVPGSLIFVGRLVPEKGALVLIEALAHLKKRGLAYPLTVVGEGPCRDEIMAAVKAHGLTDHISLAGRVTGDSLAELMNRHHVAVIPSFWAEPFGVVAVEAIACGCEVIGTSDGGLPEAIGPCGVTVPNGNVEALAAAIENLAAQPLRVEEQEEIREAHLQQFQPARVAGSYLNLIHRMLGLSA, encoded by the coding sequence ATGGTCAACAACAGTCATGCATGCATCCGGCCGTTGCGCATTCTCATGCTGGCGGTTCCATTTTACCCAATGACAGGAGGTCTTGAAACAGTGGCGGCAGTCTTGGCCGATGAAATGTCCGCGCTTGGCCAGGATGTCACGCTGGTCACCCTGGCAGACACAGAGGCGGCAGACCGCAGACCCTACAAAATCATACGCAGACCTTCCGTTTTGACGCTTCTATGGCAATTTCTGCAAGCCGACTGCGTGTTGATCCATGGCATCACGCTCCATCTAGGATGGCCGGCACTGTTTCGGACTTCCTCCACGGTGATCATACACCACGGCTTCTGCATTCTTGAGCAACCTCTTAACTTTATGCGCCGCCTGCTCTTGCGCGGCGCCACCAATGTGGTGATTAGTAAAGCCGTCGGGACCAGTGTTACCGGAGATGCTCCCTGTATTTACAATCCCTATGAATCTTCCATTTTCAGAATCCGTCCGGTTAAGCGCGTGCCGGGGTCTCTGATATTCGTGGGGAGGCTGGTGCCTGAAAAAGGAGCGTTGGTTCTGATTGAGGCCCTGGCACACCTCAAAAAAAGAGGTCTTGCTTACCCGCTGACGGTTGTGGGGGAGGGGCCTTGTCGGGACGAGATCATGGCTGCGGTGAAGGCTCATGGATTGACAGATCACATCAGTCTGGCAGGCCGTGTGACCGGTGATTCCCTCGCTGAACTGATGAACCGCCACCACGTGGCTGTAATCCCTTCTTTCTGGGCCGAGCCCTTTGGAGTCGTTGCGGTGGAAGCGATTGCCTGTGGATGTGAAGTGATCGGTACAAGCGATGGTGGTCTTCCGGAAGCCATAGGCCCTTGTGGAGTGACGGTTCCCAATGGGAATGTCGAAGCGCTGGCAGCAGCCATCGAAAATTTGGCAGCCCAGCCTTTGCGCGTCGAAGAACAGGAAGAAATCCGGGAAGCTCATCTGCAGCAATTTCAACCTGCCCGTGTAGCGGGAAGCTATCTCAATCTTATTCATCGGATGCTGGGATTGTCTGCATGA
- a CDS encoding glycosyltransferase, which yields MQTTAGCNRRCGLKSTGWSGWPDHLKSKAPVKVLFITGNFPPLSGGLNGGALVALRVARSLVRSGVGCGVFNGETAQNFNGRLRKKVWNGMPTWSLSVGDSLLTPKGGETEVAAALLAVCREFEPDLIHVFQYECWHGQLGEALERTGAVPVVFTALDFGPFCARSTLVTGQGDICEGNPGREKCSSCLMSGRTPLIRWVRRASSLLPERAVDWPFVATVARDAAGNRKRLGEALENWPAFLRVTRRWIAPSIAMSEKLRAHGVNPSAIDHVPYGFDAAPARSKKVHGGDIVFGYAGRPVYEKGFHLMTAAFARVAAVWPNVRLLLFVAKSELFRPYAADARRCLLPFEERIEWGEFDGADEKSIAVAHSKIHCMIVPSVWLDNLPLTVVESLANGTPVIASTHSSAAEPIQCGHNGLLFNWLEKGALATQMERFVADASLRENLLANASYTRGYSDEAASILKTYASCLQETGFATEPARAPFRTE from the coding sequence ATGCAGACCACAGCAGGCTGCAACCGGCGATGCGGTTTAAAGAGTACGGGGTGGTCAGGCTGGCCTGATCATTTAAAATCCAAGGCGCCTGTGAAAGTACTGTTTATAACAGGGAATTTTCCTCCGTTGAGCGGGGGGCTTAACGGGGGGGCTTTAGTGGCTTTGCGCGTGGCCAGATCTCTGGTCAGGTCAGGGGTTGGTTGCGGTGTCTTTAACGGTGAGACCGCGCAGAATTTCAATGGCCGCCTCAGGAAAAAAGTTTGGAATGGGATGCCCACCTGGTCGCTGTCTGTTGGAGACAGTTTGCTGACCCCAAAGGGGGGCGAGACTGAAGTGGCCGCCGCTCTATTGGCTGTCTGCAGGGAGTTTGAGCCTGACCTGATACATGTCTTCCAATATGAATGCTGGCATGGTCAGCTAGGGGAAGCCTTGGAAAGAACCGGGGCTGTTCCCGTTGTTTTTACTGCTCTGGACTTTGGTCCATTTTGCGCCAGATCCACTTTGGTGACGGGGCAGGGGGATATTTGCGAGGGAAATCCAGGGCGGGAAAAATGCTCATCGTGCCTGATGAGCGGCCGCACACCACTGATCAGATGGGTCCGGCGGGCTTCAAGCTTGCTGCCGGAAAGGGCCGTGGATTGGCCTTTCGTGGCAACGGTGGCGAGAGATGCAGCAGGCAACCGGAAGAGGCTCGGCGAAGCTCTGGAAAACTGGCCCGCATTTCTGCGGGTCACACGCCGTTGGATAGCACCCTCAATAGCAATGTCTGAAAAATTGCGGGCTCATGGGGTGAATCCATCGGCAATAGACCATGTCCCATACGGATTTGACGCTGCTCCGGCACGGTCAAAAAAAGTGCACGGGGGAGATATTGTTTTTGGTTATGCAGGACGGCCTGTTTACGAAAAAGGATTTCACCTGATGACTGCGGCTTTTGCCAGGGTTGCAGCCGTTTGGCCCAATGTCCGTTTGCTATTGTTCGTCGCTAAAAGTGAACTGTTCCGCCCGTATGCTGCTGACGCACGGCGCTGCCTTCTGCCTTTCGAGGAGAGGATTGAATGGGGGGAGTTTGACGGGGCGGATGAAAAGTCAATTGCCGTGGCTCATTCAAAGATTCATTGCATGATTGTTCCATCGGTCTGGCTGGATAATCTTCCCCTGACAGTGGTCGAATCCCTCGCTAACGGAACTCCTGTGATTGCATCCACCCATTCCAGTGCTGCTGAGCCCATTCAATGTGGCCACAACGGGCTGCTTTTCAACTGGCTGGAAAAAGGTGCTCTTGCCACGCAAATGGAACGGTTTGTTGCAGATGCGTCCCTTCGGGAAAATCTGCTGGCCAACGCAAGTTACACGCGGGGATATTCAGACGAAGCGGCCAGCATCCTCAAAACTTACGCCTCATGTTTGCAGGAGACCGGTTTTGCGACGGAGCCTGCCCGGGCACCCTTCCGCACAGAATAG
- a CDS encoding FkbM family methyltransferase, with protein sequence MKLLDVGAHYGLFALACRHFAGKSAQILCVEASPKAADILRANLEMNGADRQVTIINCAIGDADGQLEMLSTGPLGGDYFVSVSEARSDTVSVPQLTLESLVARTGFEPTHVKLDIESFEYEAIGASLGFLRRVRPVLFLEIHGSMLVKRGINPARIPEMLEECGYTIWDGELKRLDRTALADLHYDCRVICRPQQAATGDAV encoded by the coding sequence ATGAAGCTTTTGGACGTGGGTGCGCACTATGGTCTGTTTGCACTGGCCTGCAGGCACTTCGCCGGGAAATCTGCCCAGATCCTGTGTGTGGAAGCATCGCCCAAAGCGGCGGACATCCTGCGGGCCAATCTTGAGATGAACGGTGCAGACAGACAGGTTACAATTATTAACTGTGCCATTGGAGATGCTGATGGCCAGCTTGAGATGCTTTCCACCGGACCCCTCGGAGGGGATTATTTTGTTTCGGTTTCAGAAGCCAGGTCAGATACTGTGTCAGTGCCGCAACTTACACTGGAGTCTTTAGTGGCCAGGACAGGCTTTGAGCCGACGCACGTCAAGCTCGACATTGAGAGTTTTGAATATGAGGCCATTGGAGCAAGCCTGGGCTTTTTAAGGAGGGTGCGTCCCGTTCTTTTTCTTGAAATTCATGGTTCCATGCTGGTAAAGCGTGGCATCAATCCTGCCCGCATTCCTGAAATGCTGGAGGAATGCGGTTACACCATCTGGGATGGTGAACTTAAACGCCTGGACAGGACTGCATTGGCAGATCTGCACTACGATTGCCGCGTCATATGCAGACCACAGCAGGCTGCAACCGGCGATGCGGTTTAA
- a CDS encoding lipopolysaccharide biosynthesis protein → MSFTRRIFFGAAASWFSRLITIVLGLVLLPILFRNLPKEELGIWLLLGQSWAAMGILDLGFGATLTRQIAFAKGRSGSDPGVSLNEESLAEIGDVLATGVRIYKALAVIAFLISFGLGALYFNGLNLEDIPAYEVWIAWGILCLSYAVNTWATPWSCLLQGVGYVGWDSLLLSFVNALTLAGQIVAVLFGGGLVTLAVVAVTGAITQRFVFLAFTLRGYPEISRMKGVWQKRIWQKMRPLALRTWLTALGFTLVLNTDHLFVARMGGASSLPMYRAAYLIFLNLNVLAVTVAAISAVFITQLWQSGEISEIQRIVIRNSRLGMFVMAAGGGSILGLGSQFFDLWLGPDSFIGLPVATVFFALLLLEAQAYILTTASRATEDEAFVVWALTAGGLKVLLSWLLGNRYGVLGIALGTLIAQLLTNHWYMVHRALQRLQIGMRSYLVRVVVPMLILLGVSFWMSLFISRFSGSYGVWLNVVAALTLTSVMLSVALWYGVLERAQRDRLIHRVTLIFR, encoded by the coding sequence ATGTCCTTTACCAGACGAATCTTCTTTGGAGCAGCAGCGAGCTGGTTCAGCCGCCTGATCACCATTGTTCTGGGACTGGTGTTGCTGCCCATTCTGTTTAGAAATCTGCCGAAGGAGGAGTTGGGGATCTGGCTTTTGTTAGGCCAGAGCTGGGCTGCGATGGGCATTCTCGATCTGGGATTTGGAGCAACGTTAACCCGGCAGATTGCGTTTGCAAAAGGCAGGAGCGGATCTGATCCTGGGGTAAGCCTCAATGAAGAAAGCCTGGCGGAAATAGGCGATGTGCTGGCTACAGGTGTGCGGATTTACAAAGCTCTGGCAGTCATTGCGTTTCTTATCTCTTTCGGATTGGGGGCTCTTTATTTCAATGGGCTGAATCTTGAAGATATTCCGGCCTATGAAGTCTGGATTGCGTGGGGAATCTTGTGCTTAAGTTATGCGGTCAATACTTGGGCCACACCTTGGAGCTGTCTGCTTCAAGGCGTGGGATACGTCGGGTGGGATTCTCTTTTGCTTAGTTTTGTCAATGCCCTCACCCTGGCAGGCCAGATCGTAGCGGTGCTGTTTGGCGGAGGCCTGGTCACCCTGGCCGTGGTGGCGGTTACCGGTGCAATCACCCAGCGATTTGTATTTCTTGCCTTTACCTTGCGCGGATACCCTGAGATCTCCAGGATGAAAGGCGTGTGGCAGAAGCGGATCTGGCAGAAAATGCGACCTCTGGCCCTGCGGACCTGGCTGACTGCACTTGGCTTCACATTGGTGTTGAATACAGATCACCTGTTCGTCGCCAGGATGGGGGGGGCTTCAAGCCTGCCTATGTATAGGGCCGCCTATTTGATCTTTTTAAATCTGAATGTGCTGGCAGTGACGGTCGCTGCGATCTCGGCAGTATTCATCACCCAGCTCTGGCAAAGCGGGGAGATTTCTGAAATTCAGCGCATCGTCATTCGGAACTCCCGTCTTGGCATGTTTGTGATGGCTGCCGGGGGCGGCTCCATACTTGGGCTGGGATCGCAGTTTTTCGATCTTTGGCTGGGGCCGGACAGCTTTATCGGGCTGCCCGTTGCTACCGTGTTCTTTGCTTTGCTTCTGCTGGAGGCGCAGGCCTACATCCTCACAACTGCATCCCGTGCGACTGAGGATGAGGCATTTGTGGTCTGGGCGCTCACTGCGGGAGGTCTCAAAGTGCTGCTCTCCTGGCTGCTCGGCAACCGCTATGGGGTATTGGGCATCGCGCTGGGAACCTTGATTGCCCAATTGCTGACCAACCATTGGTATATGGTCCATCGTGCTTTGCAAAGGCTGCAGATTGGAATGCGCTCATATTTGGTGCGTGTGGTGGTGCCCATGCTGATCCTGCTTGGGGTGAGTTTCTGGATGTCACTTTTTATCTCCCGCTTTTCGGGATCTTATGGCGTATGGCTGAACGTTGTTGCCGCCCTGACGCTGACTTCGGTCATGCTGTCCGTGGCATTATGGTATGGTGTCCTGGAGAGGGCACAGCGTGACCGCTTGATCCACCGTGTTACCCTTATTTTTAGATGA